In Xanthomonas fragariae, the genomic window CCTGCACACGCTGAAGAATCGCATCAGCTTCTTCGTCACGAATCGGCAAAGGGCGATCAGCGGTGCCGCCAATAAAGCCCATCACCTTGGAAGTTTCCTTCACCAAGTGCCAGCTTTCATTGTCAATGCGCGGGATACCGGCCTCTTCGTGCGTCTCGATCTGCACCAGCACATAGCCGGGGAAAAACTTGCGCTCAGACCGGCGCTTTTGGCCGGCACGCATTTCGATGACCTCTTCTGTCGGCACCAGAACATCGCCGAAACGGTCTTCCATTTCGGTTCGCACGATTCGGTCGCGCAATGCCTGCGCAACGGATTTTTCGAAGCCTGAATAGGCGTGAACGACATACCAACGCTTCACTGCTTGATTCTCCTCACCGAACCAGGAACCACTGCGTGAGCTTCTGGATGACAAAGTCGAAGCCGCCCAACAGCAAACTCAGAATGATCACAACAACAATCACGACCCAGGTGGTGCGGATGGCTTCCTGGCGCGTTGGCCAGACCACCTTGCGAAGCTCGAACCTGGATTCGGACATGAATTCGCGGGTTTCCAGGCCTTTGCCGGTCCCCAAAAATACAAACACACCCGCCACCAGCCCCACGATCACGGCCAACGCACGCAATTGCGGCGTCCAGACCCCGAGCTGGCTGGCTCGCTCAGGTGCAGAAAACCAAAACCAGACAAACAACCCCGCAACCACCAGGAGCGCGGAGATGACGTATTTCACGATATCAGCGCTAGCAGCAGACGCGCTTTTAGAAGGTTCGATTTTGCTATTCATCCGGCTCTAGTTACCGATCTGACCCGAATCGCTGGGCCGGAAAGAGGAGTGGCACGCCAGGAGGGACTCGAACCCCCAACCTGCGGTTTTGGAGACCGCTGCTCTGCCAATTGAGCTACTGGCGTATGTACTCGTTTACCGCAAACCTTATTACAACGAAGGCGGACCGAGGTTCAGCCGGCCCGCCTTCGTTTGAATCCATCCGCCGGAAGGCGGCTGGAAGCAGTTGCTTACTTAAGGATCTTTGCAACCACGCCGGCGCCGACGGTACGACCGCCTTCACGAATTGCGAAACGCAGACCTTCGTCCATCGCGACCGGATTGATCAGGGTCACGACCATCTTCACGTTGTCGCCCGGCATCACCATCTCCACGCCTTCCGGCAGCTTGCAAGCGCCAGTGATGTCGGTGGTGCGGAAGAAGAACTGCGGACGGTAGCCATCGAAGAACGGTGTGTGACGGCCCCCCTCATCCTTGGAAAGTACGTAGACTTCGGCTTCAAACTCGGTGTGCGGCTTGATCGAACCCGGCTTGCACAGCACCTGCCCGCGCTCCAGGTCGTCACGCTTGGTGCCACGCAGCAGCAGACCGGCGTTGTCACCCGCCTGACCCTGGTCCAGCAGCTTGCGGAACATTTCCACGCCTGTGACCGTGGTCTTCTGCGTGGCGCGGATACCGACGATTTCGATTTCGTCGCCAACCTTGATGACGCCGCGCTCGATACGACCGGTCGCCACGGTGCCGCGGCCAGAGATCGAGAATACGTCTTCGACCGGCATTAGGAACGGACGATCAACGTCGCGAGTCGGCTCCGGGATGAAGGTGTCGAGGGCATCGACCAGCTTCAAAATCGCCGGCACGCCGATTTCGCTCTGATCGCCATCCAGTGCCAGACGCGCCGAACCGTGAATGATCGGAGTGTCGTCGCCTGGGAAGTCGTACTTGCTCAACAGCTCACGCACTTCCATTTCGACCAACTCAAGCAGCTCGGCGTCGTCGACCATGTCGGCCTTGTTCAGGAACACGACGATGTGCGGCACACCGACCTGACGCGAAAGCAGGATGTGCTCACGGGTCTGCGGCATCGGGCCGTCAGCAGCCGAACAGACCAAAATCGCACCGTCCATCTGCGCCGCACCAGTGATCATGTTCTTGACGTAGTCGGCGTGGCCGGGGCAGTCGACGTGCGCGTAGTGACGGTTCGGAGATTCGTATTCGACGTGTGCGGTCGAAATCGTGATGCCGCGCGCCTTCTCTTCCGGCGCCGCGTCGATCGCGTCGTACGCCTTAAACTCACCACCGAAACGCTCGGCACCGATCTTGGTCAGCGCAGCGGTCAACGTGGTCTTGCCATGGTCAACGTGACCGATGGTGCCGACGTTCACGTGCGGCTTGGTGCGCTCGAATTTAGTTTTTGCCATGGGTGCGTGTCTCGGTAATCGTTTGGAGTTGAAGACGATTGGGCAATGGTGCTCACGAAAGGAATCGAACCTTCGACCTCCTCCTTACCAAGGAGGTGCTCTACCGACTGAGCTACGTGAGCGTAGTTTTGTATTATGACACGCATTTGCGTTCAATGGAGCGGGAGACGGGAATCGAACCCGCACCATCAGCTTGGAAGGCTGAGGTTCTACCGTTGAACTACTCCCGCGCCGGGAACTGCGTGATACAACGTAAAACTGGTGGAGGGAGGTGGATTCGAACCACCGAAGGCGTAAGCCAGCAGATTTACAGTCTGCCCCCGTTGGCCGCTTGGGTATCCCTCCAGCTTTTACTACCGGACCGGTGCGCAGTGACGCGAATTCGGTTCAGGCTGAAGCAGCCCATTATTTTGTTGCGGGACACACCTAAGTGTCAACAAAAATCTTCAGCCAATCGTCACCGCTAGAAGACGCGCAACCGCAGGGACAACGCGCGACCGGTCAAACGTTGAAGCGGAAATGCAGCACATCGCCTTCCTGGACGCGGTATTCCTTGCCTTCCAGACGTAGACGCCCCGCATCGCGCGCACCGGCTTCACCACGGTACTTGATGAAGTCATCGAAGCCGATCGTCTCGGCGCGAATGAAGCCCTTTTCGAAATCGGTGTGGATCACTGCCGCAGCCTGCGGTGCGGTGGAACCGGCCTTGATCGTCCATGCGCGCACTTCCTTGACGCCTGCGGTGAAGTAGGTCTGCAGGCCAAGCAACCTGTAGGCAGCGCGAATGACGCGATTCAATCCCGGCTCGTCCAGACCCAGATCGGCCAGGAAGGCGTCACGGTCTTCGTCGTCGAGCTGGGACAGTTCTTCTTCGATCGCTGCCGAGACCGGCACCACTTCGGCACCTTCGGTTGCAGCGTGCGCGCGCACCGCGTCTAGATGCGGATTGTTTTCGAAGCCGTCCTCGAGCACATTAGCGATGTACATCACCGGCTTGAGTGTCAACAAGAACAGATCGCGCACCAACGCCTTTTCTTCCTCATCCAGACCGGCTGCGCGCCCTGCCTTGCCATCGGCCAGCGCAGCCTGCAACTTGGCCAGCACCGGCTTACGTGCTGCAGCTTCCTTGTCGCCGCCCTTCGCGCTGCGCTCGGCACGATTGAACGCCTTTTCCACGCTCTCCAGATCGGCCAGCGCCAACTCGGTATCGATGGTTTCGATATCGGCGATCGGGTCGATCTTGTTGTTCACATGGATGATGTCGTCGTTCTCGAAGCAACGCACCACGTGGGTGATCGCATCGACTTCGCGAATATGCGCCAGGAACTTGTTGCCCAGCCCTTCACCGCTCGCCGCACCGGCGACCAAACCGGCGATGTCGACGAACTCGACCGCAGTCGGGATCAACTTCTGCGGCTTGACGATCTCTGCCAGCTGATTGAGGCGCAGATCCGGCACCGGCACGATGCCGACGTTCGGCTCGATGGTGCAGAACGGGAAATTGGCCGCAGCGATGCCGGCCTTGGTTAGCGCATTGAACAGGGTCGACTTGCCGACGTTGGGCAGACCGACGATGCCGCATTTGATACCCATGGGTCACATCCGGGATTTGGGGTTCGGGATTGGAGATTCGTCACGCCGCGCGGCTGCAAATCCCCACTCCCCAATCACGCATTCCTGTTTGTGTGCAGGCGCTTCATCGCTTCATTGAAATTGCCATCCATCGCCAGTGGCAGTACGTCAATGGCAGCGTCCACTGCAGCGCCGATCGCTGCATCGTCGTCGCGCCCTGCCCGCCCCAGCACCCAGGGCACCACACGGTCCTTGTGGCCTGGATGACCGATACCGATGCGCAAACGGTGAAATTTGCCGTGCCCGAGCAGGCCAATGGTGTCGCGCAAGCCGTTTTGGCCACCGTGACCACCGTCGAACTTGAACCGCGCCGTACCCGGTGCCAGGTCCAGTTCGTCGTGTGCGACGAGCAGCTGCTCCGGCTCGATCTTCCAGAACCGCAACGCAGCGGTAATCGATTTGCCACTGAGATTCATGAAGGTGGCCGGCTTGAGCAGCCAGACCCGCCGTCCCGCGATGTCGACCCTGGCGGTCTCTCCGAACAACTTGCCGTCCAACGCCCAGCGCGCGCCGCTGCGCTCGACAATGGCATCGACGAAACGAAACCCGGCGTTGTGCCGGGTCTGCGCGTGTTCCGGACCGGGATTCCCGAGTCCGACGATCAGGCCAAGTGCAGACATGCCAGTCACCGCAGCCGATCCCTCGCGCAATGCGAGAGATCGGCCAACGGATTACTTGGTTTCGGTGCCTTCGCTGCCTTCTTCACCGGCAGCGTCTTCTTCAATGCGCACGTGCTTGGCGGCGACTACAGCCACGTCGTGCTCCTTACCCAGCTTCAGCTCCGGAATTTCAACGCCGGCCGGCAGCTTGAGCTCGGACAAGTGGATCACGTTACCCACTTCAAGAGCACCAAGGTCGACTTCGATGAACTCCGGCAGATCCTTCGGCAAGCAGACCACCTGGACTTCGTTGAGTTCATGGGTAACAACCACGTCGCTCGACTTGCCAGCCGGCGAGGTCGCTTCATTGATGAAATGTAGCGGCACGGCGGCGCTGAGCGTCTCGTTAGCGCTGACGCGCTGGAAGTCGATGTGGATGATCAGCTGCTTGAACGGATGGCGCTGCATGTCACGCAGCAGCACCTGCTGCATCTCGCCATTGAGGTTCAGGTCTAGGATAGACGAGTAAAACCACTCGTTCTGCTGGGCAAGCCAGATCTGCTCGTGGTTGAGCTGGATGCTGACCGGTTCGAGTTCGCCACCGTAAACGATGGCCGGAATGACGCCAGCGCGACGTAGGCGGCGGCTCGCACCCTTCCCCTCGTTCGCGCGGCGCTCGACCTTGATTTCATGTGTCTTTACCATTGAATTTGACTACCTGTTTTGGAATATCGCCTCGCGGCGATTAAACGTCTCACCCGCGACCAGGAGAGACAGATTGCAGCGCCTGGTAGATCCAGACGCCGAATGCGGCGTCAGTCGACGTAGAGCGAGCTCACCGACTCGCCGAAGGCGATACGGCGGATGGTCTCGGCTAGCAGCTCGGCCACGCTCAGCTGACGAATCTTGGCGCAGGTGCGCGCCGCTTCGTTCAGTGGAATCGTGTCGGTGACCACCAGCTCGTCGAGTTGCGAATTGTTGATGTTGTCCACCGCCGGGCCGGACAGCACCGGGTGGGTAATGTAGGCCACGACTTTGAGGGCGCCGCGCTGCTTGAGCGCTGCAGCGGCCGCACATAAAGTGCCGGCGGTATCGACCAGATCGTCGACCAGCACGCAGGTCTTGCCCTGCACGTCGCCGATGATGTTCATCACCGTGGCGACGTTGGCGCGCGGACGGCGCTTGTCGATGATGGCCAGATCCGCATCGTCCAGGCGCTTGGCGACGGCGCGCGCGCGCACCACGCCACCCACGTCCGGCGAGACCACGATCAGGTTGTCGGTGCCGTAGGCGCGCCAGATGTCGGCCAGCAGCAGCGGCGAGGCGTAGACGTTGTCGACCGGCACATCGAAGAAGCCCTGAATCTGGTCTGCGTGCAGATCAACCGTCAACACGCGGTCAGCCTCCATCGCGCAAATCATCTTGGCGGCGACCTTGGCGGTGATCGGCACACGCGAGGAACGCATGCGGCGGTCCTGACGCGAATAACCGAAATACGGGATCACCGCAGTGACCGACGCGGCGCTGGCGCGCTTGAGCGCGTCGATCAGCACCAATAGCTCCATCAGATTCTCGGCGCTCGGCGCGCAGGTCGGCTGAATGACGAACACTTCCTGCCGGCGCACGCTTTCTTCAATCTCGACCTGCACTTCGCCATCGGAAAAGCGCGTGACCAGCGCTTTGCCCATGCGAACGCCCAGCTCCTTGCAAATGCTCAGGGCAAGCGGCTTGTTGGCATTGCCGGAGAACACCAGCAGATTACGTTGGTCTTGCATGGGATCTCTCGGGCGCGGCTAAGAGCTGCGGGTCGATGGTGGAGCGGGTTAAAGCCAAACCAATGCCGGGCTTTTTGTTCAATCCCCGCATAGCTGGATGAGCGGATGTGCGGGGTTTTACAGAGGGAACTGCATTTACGGCTCTTGCAGAAAGATCTGCATCTACAGATCTGCATCAACAAACTGGCAGGGGCGGTAGGATTCGAACCTACGAATGCCAGGATCAAAACCTGGTGCCTTGGGCCTCTTGGCGACGCCCCTGCATCAAAACTTCATCGCGTCCAGTGTATCGAGCAATGGCGAGTGCGCTGCACCCTCCACCACCCACGCTCGCAGGCTATTCGGCAACTGCGCCAAGGCCTGCTCTGCAGCAGCGCGCGTGGCGAACTCGACGAAACACCCACTCCCTGACCCGGTCAAACGCGGCGTCCCGATCCGGGAAAGCGCCTGGAATACTGCCTCGACGGCAGGTTCGCGGCGCCTTAAGACCGGCTCGAACGCATTGTCGAGCAGGGAACCAGAAGCCAAGTCCGCTATTTTCACGGGCGCAGCATCCCGCGTCAATTCCTGTGATTGAAATAAGAACGACGTAGGCACGTGAACGCCCGGATCGACCAGCACGTAGGCCGCCTCTGGAAGGGCCATCGGGGTCAGCTGTTCGCCCACCCCTTCAGCCCAGGCATTGCGACCGCGCACGAACACCGGCACGTCGGCACCCAGCCGCAGGCCCAATTCGGCCAGTGCATCGACCGGCGAGCCCAGGCTCCATAAGGCATTGAGCGCGACTAGCGCGGTGGCCGCGTCCGAAGACCCGCCGCCGAAGCCGCCGCCAGCGGGGATGCGTTTGTCGACCCGGATGTCAGCGCCGGCCTGGCTACCGGTGCTGGATTGCAGCAGGCGCGCGGCGCGGATCACCAAGTCGTCGTCCTCGGCCACCCCCGGCACACTGCGGCCGACGCGCCGGATCAGGCCGTCGCTGCGCAAACGAAGATAAACGGTGTCCCCCCAGTCCAGCAGCCGGAACACGGTTTGCAGCAGGTGGTAGCCGTCGGCGCGGCGCCCGGTGATCTGCAGGAACAGATTGAGCTTGGCCGGCGCGGGCCACGCCGACCAGCTCGCTTGCGGTGCAGACATCAGGGCGAAACCGTCCATTGATCGACCAGCAGGCGCACCTTGGCGTCACCATTGCGGGCTTCGAGGCGCTGCGGCAGCTCCGGCCGACCGTTGTTGGCGGGCGCCCAGGCGAGAAAATCGATGGTCCAGCCGTCTTGTTGCACGGTGCGCGGGCGGCCTGCGGAGTCCAGATCGACACGCTCGGCGCCCGCGTCCGCGATCCGCAGCGCGCGAACCCAATCCGGCATCTGGTTGACCGGGATGGTCCAGCCGGTTGCTTCCAGCAATATCTGCTCGGCGTCGGGACCGCTGCGCGGACCGCCTTCCAGCCCCTCCAGGCGCCCGGCACCACTGGTGGTGTCGCCGGTAAGCACCCAGCTCTGCCTGGTCACCGGCGCGCTGAGTTGCACGCGGTAGCGCGGGCCGTCTTGTTGCCAGTCGATGTGGCCGCTGCCGCCATTGCGGTCCTTGCTGATCGCCACCCGCCCCTGGAACGACCAGTTCGGGTGCGCCTGCAGCCATACCTGGCGGGCGGTTTCGGCCTGGCGGGCGCTATCGGAGACCTGCTCAACCGCAGCCGCACCGCCGCCCTGCCCGCGCGGCATGCTGACGCAGGCCGATAGCCCGACGAGCACCAACCCGCTCAGGGCCAGTGCCCGGATCGCACTGCTCATAGGCCGAACTTTTCCGCGGCGCGTTGCAGCGCGCGGTTATCGGGATCGATGCGGCGCGCCTCATCGAAATAGCGCCGCGCCTCGTCCTGCTTGCCGCTGACCCACAGCACCTCGCCCACATGCGCGGCGATTTCCGGGTCCTTGACCAATGCCCAGGCGCGACGCAATTGCAGCAGTGCTTCCTTGGTGCGGCCCATGCGATACAGCACCCAGCCGTAGCTATCGACGATGGCCGGATTATCCGGGTCGGTGGTGCGGGCGCGGTCAATCAGCGCCAGCGCCTCCTCGTAGCGGGTGGTGCGATCGGCCAACGTGTAACCCAGCGCGTTGAGTGCTGCAACGTTTTCCGGCTCTGCAACCAGGATCTTGCGCAGATCGGCCTCGGCGCGCGCAACATCGTCGCGCCGCTCCCAGGCCAGCCCGCGGGCGTACAAAAGTGCGCTGTCGTCAGGGTAGGCAGCCAGGCCACGCTCGAAGGCATCCAGTTCGCCCCGGGCATCGTCGGCGCGCTGATGCAGTTCGGCTTCGAGCACGTAGGCATCGCGACGCGCGTCGTCGTCAGCGCTAGCGTCGCTTTGCAATGCACGGGCTTCGGCAAGCGCTTCGGGCTTGCGGCCCAGTTCGTACAGCGCACCGGCGGCACGCAAGCGCGCTTCGCTCATCTGCGGGCCGCCAGACACGCCGCGATACCACTCCACGGCTTCGCCGTAGC contains:
- the nusG gene encoding transcription termination/antitermination protein NusG — translated: MKRWYVVHAYSGFEKSVAQALRDRIVRTEMEDRFGDVLVPTEEVIEMRAGQKRRSERKFFPGYVLVQIETHEEAGIPRIDNESWHLVKETSKVMGFIGGTADRPLPIRDEEADAILQRVQDGVEKPRPKVLFEPGQMVRVTDGPFNDFNGVVEEVNYEKNRLRVAVLIFGRSTPVELEFGQVEKG
- the secE gene encoding preprotein translocase subunit SecE, with product MNSKIEPSKSASAASADIVKYVISALLVVAGLFVWFWFSAPERASQLGVWTPQLRALAVIVGLVAGVFVFLGTGKGLETREFMSESRFELRKVVWPTRQEAIRTTWVVIVVVIILSLLLGGFDFVIQKLTQWFLVR
- the tuf gene encoding elongation factor Tu is translated as MAKTKFERTKPHVNVGTIGHVDHGKTTLTAALTKIGAERFGGEFKAYDAIDAAPEEKARGITISTAHVEYESPNRHYAHVDCPGHADYVKNMITGAAQMDGAILVCSAADGPMPQTREHILLSRQVGVPHIVVFLNKADMVDDAELLELVEMEVRELLSKYDFPGDDTPIIHGSARLALDGDQSEIGVPAILKLVDALDTFIPEPTRDVDRPFLMPVEDVFSISGRGTVATGRIERGVIKVGDEIEIVGIRATQKTTVTGVEMFRKLLDQGQAGDNAGLLLRGTKRDDLERGQVLCKPGSIKPHTEFEAEVYVLSKDEGGRHTPFFDGYRPQFFFRTTDITGACKLPEGVEMVMPGDNVKMVVTLINPVAMDEGLRFAIREGGRTVGAGVVAKILK
- the ychF gene encoding redox-regulated ATPase YchF — protein: MGIKCGIVGLPNVGKSTLFNALTKAGIAAANFPFCTIEPNVGIVPVPDLRLNQLAEIVKPQKLIPTAVEFVDIAGLVAGAASGEGLGNKFLAHIREVDAITHVVRCFENDDIIHVNNKIDPIADIETIDTELALADLESVEKAFNRAERSAKGGDKEAAARKPVLAKLQAALADGKAGRAAGLDEEEKALVRDLFLLTLKPVMYIANVLEDGFENNPHLDAVRAHAATEGAEVVPVSAAIEEELSQLDDEDRDAFLADLGLDEPGLNRVIRAAYRLLGLQTYFTAGVKEVRAWTIKAGSTAPQAAAVIHTDFEKGFIRAETIGFDDFIKYRGEAGARDAGRLRLEGKEYRVQEGDVLHFRFNV
- the pth gene encoding aminoacyl-tRNA hydrolase produces the protein MSALGLIVGLGNPGPEHAQTRHNAGFRFVDAIVERSGARWALDGKLFGETARVDIAGRRVWLLKPATFMNLSGKSITAALRFWKIEPEQLLVAHDELDLAPGTARFKFDGGHGGQNGLRDTIGLLGHGKFHRLRIGIGHPGHKDRVVPWVLGRAGRDDDAAIGAAVDAAIDVLPLAMDGNFNEAMKRLHTNRNA
- a CDS encoding 50S ribosomal protein L25/general stress protein Ctc; this translates as MVKTHEIKVERRANEGKGASRRLRRAGVIPAIVYGGELEPVSIQLNHEQIWLAQQNEWFYSSILDLNLNGEMQQVLLRDMQRHPFKQLIIHIDFQRVSANETLSAAVPLHFINEATSPAGKSSDVVVTHELNEVQVVCLPKDLPEFIEVDLGALEVGNVIHLSELKLPAGVEIPELKLGKEHDVAVVAAKHVRIEEDAAGEEGSEGTETK
- a CDS encoding ribose-phosphate diphosphokinase — protein: MQDQRNLLVFSGNANKPLALSICKELGVRMGKALVTRFSDGEVQVEIEESVRRQEVFVIQPTCAPSAENLMELLVLIDALKRASAASVTAVIPYFGYSRQDRRMRSSRVPITAKVAAKMICAMEADRVLTVDLHADQIQGFFDVPVDNVYASPLLLADIWRAYGTDNLIVVSPDVGGVVRARAVAKRLDDADLAIIDKRRPRANVATVMNIIGDVQGKTCVLVDDLVDTAGTLCAAAAALKQRGALKVVAYITHPVLSGPAVDNINNSQLDELVVTDTIPLNEAARTCAKIRQLSVAELLAETIRRIAFGESVSSLYVD
- the ispE gene encoding 4-(cytidine 5'-diphospho)-2-C-methyl-D-erythritol kinase yields the protein MDGFALMSAPQASWSAWPAPAKLNLFLQITGRRADGYHLLQTVFRLLDWGDTVYLRLRSDGLIRRVGRSVPGVAEDDDLVIRAARLLQSSTGSQAGADIRVDKRIPAGGGFGGGSSDAATALVALNALWSLGSPVDALAELGLRLGADVPVFVRGRNAWAEGVGEQLTPMALPEAAYVLVDPGVHVPTSFLFQSQELTRDAAPVKIADLASGSLLDNAFEPVLRRREPAVEAVFQALSRIGTPRLTGSGSGCFVEFATRAAAEQALAQLPNSLRAWVVEGAAHSPLLDTLDAMKF
- the lolB gene encoding lipoprotein insertase outer membrane protein LolB, yielding MSSAIRALALSGLVLVGLSACVSMPRGQGGGAAAVEQVSDSARQAETARQVWLQAHPNWSFQGRVAISKDRNGGSGHIDWQQDGPRYRVQLSAPVTRQSWVLTGDTTSGAGRLEGLEGGPRSGPDAEQILLEATGWTIPVNQMPDWVRALRIADAGAERVDLDSAGRPRTVQQDGWTIDFLAWAPANNGRPELPQRLEARNGDAKVRLLVDQWTVSP